The following proteins are encoded in a genomic region of Sulfurimonas sp. HSL3-7:
- the nspC gene encoding carboxynorspermidine decarboxylase, with translation MINYDTLPSPSYVCDLTRLENNLKLLARVKKETGAKIILALKGFAMWSTFDLVRQYLDGATASGLHEALLAFEEMRGEVHTYSPAFKEEEIEQIASISDHLVFNSPSQLKRFSAMAKKVNPRLSISLRVNPEFSSSPVDLYNPCGLYSRLGTTLANFDESILEELDGLNFHALCEQNVDALEGVLAAFEEKFGDYIDQMNYINFGGGHHITRKDYDVDRLIEVIRAFRARHNNIAVYLEPGEAVGWQTGELVATVLDTFHNGMDLAILDTSAEAHMPDTLAMPYRAEVRGAGEAGEKAYTYRLGGNTCLAGDIMGDYSFDQPLKTGDRIIFEDQIHYTFVKNTTFNGIKLPSLVLVTQEGEIKVVKEFGYADYKMRLS, from the coding sequence ATGATAAATTACGATACTCTTCCCAGCCCTTCCTATGTCTGTGATCTGACCCGCTTGGAGAACAATTTGAAACTTTTGGCACGTGTCAAAAAAGAGACCGGCGCCAAGATCATACTCGCGCTTAAAGGCTTTGCAATGTGGTCGACGTTCGACCTTGTGCGTCAATATCTTGACGGAGCGACTGCGAGCGGTCTGCATGAAGCACTGCTTGCCTTTGAGGAGATGCGGGGCGAAGTGCACACCTATTCGCCCGCCTTCAAAGAGGAGGAGATAGAGCAGATCGCCTCTATCTCCGACCACCTGGTCTTTAACTCGCCTTCGCAGCTAAAACGGTTCAGCGCGATGGCCAAAAAGGTCAATCCGAGACTTTCTATCTCCCTGCGCGTCAACCCGGAGTTCTCCTCCTCTCCTGTCGACCTCTACAATCCCTGCGGGCTCTACAGCCGTCTGGGGACCACGCTTGCCAATTTTGACGAGAGCATCCTCGAGGAGCTCGACGGTCTGAACTTCCATGCGCTTTGCGAGCAGAATGTCGATGCGCTGGAGGGAGTGCTGGCGGCATTCGAGGAGAAGTTCGGCGACTATATCGACCAGATGAACTACATCAACTTCGGCGGCGGTCACCACATTACCCGTAAAGACTACGACGTCGACAGACTGATTGAGGTGATCAGGGCATTCAGGGCGCGACATAACAATATTGCCGTCTACCTGGAGCCGGGCGAGGCGGTCGGCTGGCAGACAGGCGAGCTGGTGGCAACCGTGCTGGACACCTTCCATAACGGTATGGACCTTGCGATCCTGGACACCTCTGCCGAGGCGCATATGCCCGACACGCTGGCGATGCCCTACCGTGCAGAAGTGAGAGGGGCAGGTGAAGCCGGCGAAAAGGCCTATACCTACCGTTTAGGCGGCAATACCTGTCTGGCGGGCGACATCATGGGGGACTACTCGTTTGATCAGCCATTGAAAACCGGCGACAGGATTATCTTCGAAGATCAGATCCATTACACTTTTGTCAAAAACACCACCTTTAACGGTATCAAGCTCCCTTCGCTTGTACTGGTGACGCAAGAGGGCGAGATAAAAGTGGTCAAAGAGTTTGGCTATGCCGACTACAAGATGCGTTTGTCATAA
- a CDS encoding glucosaminidase domain-containing protein: protein MKQIVLAVIALLLLASMYAVYNELNKIIPFFDQNSSKTVEDSDTDVAHNSSGKKTATSNTERKRYKTPASTPESKRLFLKKTIAAIRKVKARLDAEYQAVYELSLKEKLTPKEQAKIERLKKRYKVSGFPCLLKRMHTHPISIVIAQAALESGWGSSRFYREANNIFGVWSFNPNEPRIAAGIPREGQKTIYVKKYKNLEASIESYYRMMARGRAFEQFRTARLHTNNPFEIIAYLDHYSELRHEYVKRLYYVIKSNRFNELDTPVYQPPGWKNIEPARAEYLIPEKEEPAAKVADKCKKDITPALENSERNSSRVPDITVLPKKAKESATVTHITNVPHSHDKVQDRNNTKEQNRSKDVPIKVQEVNTAEV from the coding sequence ATGAAACAGATAGTATTGGCCGTAATCGCACTCCTTTTGCTAGCAAGCATGTATGCCGTCTATAACGAATTAAACAAAATAATACCGTTTTTCGATCAGAACAGCTCAAAAACAGTTGAAGATAGTGATACAGACGTGGCCCATAACAGTTCCGGGAAAAAAACCGCCACAAGCAATACAGAAAGAAAACGCTATAAGACCCCTGCTTCCACTCCGGAGTCCAAGCGTCTCTTTTTAAAGAAGACGATCGCGGCCATCAGAAAGGTAAAAGCGCGCCTCGATGCCGAATACCAGGCTGTTTATGAACTCAGCCTCAAAGAGAAGCTTACCCCAAAAGAGCAGGCAAAGATTGAACGGCTTAAAAAACGCTATAAAGTCAGCGGTTTTCCCTGTCTGCTGAAACGTATGCATACCCACCCTATCAGTATCGTCATCGCCCAGGCGGCACTGGAATCAGGCTGGGGAAGTTCACGCTTCTACCGCGAAGCCAACAACATCTTCGGCGTCTGGTCTTTTAATCCCAACGAACCGCGTATCGCGGCAGGCATACCGCGAGAGGGGCAAAAGACCATCTATGTCAAAAAATACAAAAACCTGGAAGCTTCCATCGAAAGCTATTACCGCATGATGGCCAGAGGACGTGCTTTTGAACAGTTCAGAACAGCGCGCCTACACACCAACAACCCTTTTGAGATCATCGCTTATCTCGACCACTACTCCGAACTGCGCCATGAGTATGTCAAACGTCTCTATTATGTCATCAAGTCCAACAGGTTCAATGAGCTCGATACGCCGGTTTATCAGCCGCCGGGCTGGAAAAACATCGAACCGGCCAGAGCCGAATACCTGATTCCTGAAAAAGAGGAACCTGCAGCCAAAGTCGCCGACAAATGTAAAAAAGACATCACCCCCGCTCTTGAGAACAGCGAGCGGAACAGCTCGCGAGTGCCGGATATAACAGTGTTGCCTAAAAAAGCTAAAGAGAGCGCAACCGTCACCCATATCACGAATGTTCCTCATTCCCATGACAAGGTTCAAGATCGCAATAATACCAAAGAGCAAAACCGTTCAAAAGATGTCCCGATAAAGGTACAAGAGGTCAATACGGCGGAAGTGTAA
- a CDS encoding saccharopine dehydrogenase family protein gives MATVLIIGAGGVGGVVTHKCVLNKETFTKIVLASRRLESCEKIQKQLPEGAIDIAQVDADNVEETAALIEKVGADIVINVALPYQDLSIMDACLLTKVDYLDTANYEHPDEAKFEYKLQWAKDDAFKEADIMGLLGSGFDPGATNVFCAYAQKHYFDEIHTIDILDCNAGDHGYPFATNFNPEINLREVSAKGRYWENGEWIETEPMEIKMVWDYPEVGPKDSYLLYHEEMESLVKHIKGLKRIRFFMTFGESYLTHMRCLENVGMLGIEPVMHKGQEIVPIEFLKTLLPDPASLGPRTKGKTNIGIVAEGIKDGQKKKIYIYQVSDHEKCYAEVQSQAVSYTTGVPAMIGAKLMLEGKWQAKGVYNMEQFDPDPFMEELNKQGLPWKVIELN, from the coding sequence ATGGCAACTGTTTTAATTATCGGAGCCGGCGGTGTCGGCGGGGTCGTTACCCACAAATGTGTTTTGAACAAAGAGACGTTTACAAAGATCGTATTGGCGAGTAGACGTCTGGAGAGTTGTGAAAAGATCCAAAAACAGCTGCCTGAAGGTGCGATCGATATCGCCCAGGTGGATGCGGACAATGTAGAGGAGACCGCAGCCCTTATCGAGAAGGTCGGCGCAGACATCGTCATCAACGTGGCGCTGCCGTACCAGGATCTCAGCATCATGGACGCCTGTCTGCTGACCAAGGTCGACTATCTGGACACGGCCAACTATGAACACCCGGACGAGGCGAAGTTCGAGTACAAGCTGCAGTGGGCCAAAGACGATGCGTTTAAAGAAGCCGACATCATGGGCCTTCTTGGAAGCGGCTTCGATCCGGGTGCGACCAATGTCTTCTGCGCTTATGCGCAGAAACACTACTTCGACGAGATCCATACGATCGACATCCTCGACTGTAACGCCGGCGACCACGGCTACCCGTTCGCAACCAACTTCAACCCGGAGATCAACCTCCGCGAGGTGAGTGCAAAAGGGCGCTATTGGGAGAACGGCGAGTGGATCGAGACCGAGCCGATGGAGATCAAGATGGTCTGGGACTACCCTGAAGTCGGTCCGAAAGACAGCTATCTTCTCTACCACGAGGAGATGGAGTCGCTGGTCAAACATATAAAGGGGCTCAAACGTATCCGTTTTTTCATGACCTTCGGCGAGAGCTACCTGACCCATATGCGTTGCCTCGAAAACGTCGGGATGCTCGGCATCGAGCCGGTGATGCACAAAGGTCAGGAGATCGTCCCTATCGAGTTTCTGAAGACACTGCTGCCTGACCCGGCTTCATTGGGCCCTCGCACCAAAGGCAAGACCAACATCGGTATTGTCGCCGAAGGGATCAAGGACGGTCAGAAGAAGAAGATCTACATCTACCAGGTGAGCGACCACGAGAAGTGCTACGCCGAGGTCCAGTCGCAGGCGGTCTCATACACGACCGGCGTTCCGGCAATGATCGGGGCGAAACTGATGCTTGAGGGCAAATGGCAGGCCAAAGGGGTCTACAACATGGAGCAGTTTGATCCGGACCCGTTCATGGAAGAGCTGAACAAGCAGGGTCTTCCTTGGAAGGTCATCGAACTTAACTAA